A DNA window from Amphiprion ocellaris isolate individual 3 ecotype Okinawa chromosome 8, ASM2253959v1, whole genome shotgun sequence contains the following coding sequences:
- the LOC111566998 gene encoding transmembrane protease serine 11D, which translates to MDLKVLLLLMSVICLPELTSPQEGCGQRFLVGPPGESRIVGGREAPEGAWPWQVSIQLQFRHHCGGTILNKLWVLTAAHCFHRLQWISTKHFRVVAGLRVLSAPGYHVQIRGISKIKMHEDYNIVTVDNDVMLMLLSSPFNFTDHVQPVCTPQNVTHESILSFSSCFITGWGSAYYQGRLMNRLQEAQVELINSSTCNQSSWYNGIITENMMCAGLESGDADSCQGDSGGPLQCYSDRDERFYVVGVTSFGEKCGLPHRPGVYARTSRFAGWMKASQAASESTAHRSNAKLLSALLSAALMLL; encoded by the exons ATGGATTTAAAGgttctgctgcttttaatgAGCGTCATATGTTTGCCTGAACTGACTTCACCACAGGAAG GTTGCGGCCAGCGGTTCCTGGTCGGTCCTCCAGGTGAGTCTCGGATCGTGGGGGGGCGGGAGGCTCCGGAGGGGGCGTGGCCTTGGCAGGTGAGCATCCAGCTGCAGTTCAGGCACCACTGTGGAGGCACCATCCTCAATAAGCTCTGGGTTCTCACTGCGGCGCACTGCTTCCACAGACTCCA ATGGATCAGCACAAAGCATTTTCGCGTGGTGGCAGGACTGCGGGTGTTGTCCGCTCCGGGATATCACGTCCAGATCCGCGGAATCAGCAAAATCAAAATGCACGAGGACTACAACATCGTCACGGTTGACAACGATGTGATGCTGATGCTGCTCAGTTCCCCCTTTAACTTCACCGACCACGTCCAGCCCGTCTGCACGCCCCAGAACGTGACCCACGAGTCCATCCTCAGCTTCAGCTCCTGCTTCATCACCGGATGGGGCAGCGCCTACTACCAAG ggAGGCTGATGAACAGATTGCAGGAAGCTCAGGTGGAGCTGATCAACAGCAGCACGTGTAACCAGAGCAGCTGGTACAACGGCATCATCACCGAGAACATGATGTGTGCCGGACTGGAGAGCGGAGACGCCGACTCCTGTCAG GGCGACAGCGGGGGTCCCCTGCAGTGCTACAGCGACAGGGACGAGAGGTTTTATGTGGTCGGAGTGACGAGCTTCGGGGAGAAGTGTGGACTTCCTCACAGGCCTGGTGTTTATGCACGAACCAGCAGGTTTGCAGGTTGGATGAAGGCGAGTCAGGCAGCGTCAGAGTCTACAGCGCACAGATCGAACGCGAAACTCCTCTCGGCTCTGCTCAGCGCCGCTCTGATGCTGCTCTGA